One genomic window of Anopheles bellator unplaced genomic scaffold, idAnoBellAS_SP24_06.2 scaffold00904_ctg1, whole genome shotgun sequence includes the following:
- the LOC131214439 gene encoding intraflagellar transport protein 88 homolog gives MSSNFDDDIYGGFTGVTNKLFNYDAKEDQAFQNAVRTSSYGKKTTTPKFFWNGDKIGSAEPTTAMARPSTAIRPVGYSSHSSKLFDPLNQAAKKIVVMESKKEETPEQRYKNLETKIYALLEESIVASTGPKPDMAIGLAKAKEASSLDRTLLRMRDQDGGTYTHNFDLTFFVLFNLANVYAKSEMYIEALNTYTLMTKNKMFPNVNRLKINMGNIFFHLGLYTKAIKMYRMALDQVPGNQKELRLKITHNIGILFIRMGQYSDAATSFEFIMSEKGDLKTGLHLILCYYALGNVDKIKHAFQLLLDIQIDYNEEEKVFQANSNASYEYINEL, from the exons ATGAGTTCCAACTTTGACGACGATATTTACGGTGGATTTACTGGTGTAACCAATAAACTGTTCAATTACGACGCGAAAGAAGATCAAGCATTTCAAAATGCGGTGCGAACGTCTAGCTACGGGAAAAAGACAACGACACCAAAGTTTTTCTGGAACGGCGATAAAATCGGTTCAGCAGAACCGACCACGGCCATGGCCCGCCCGTCTACGGCaatccggccggtcgggtaCTCGTCGCACAGTTCGAAGTTGTTCGACCCGCTCAACCAGGCAGCGAAGAAGATAGTCGTGATGGAGAGCAAAAAGGAGGAAACACCCGAGCAGCGGTACAAGAACCTCGAGACGAAGATTTACGCGTTGCTAGAGGAATCAATCGTGGCCAGCACGGGCCCAAAGCCAGACATGGCGATCGGACTGGCGAAGGCAAAAGAAGCCTCGTCCCTTGACCGGACTTTGCTCCGGATGCGGGATCAGGACGGTGGCACTTACACGCACAACTTTGATCTTACTTTCTTCGTGCTGTTCAATTTGGCCAACGTGTACGCCAAGAGTGAAATGTACATCGAGGCGCTCAACACATACACTCTAATGACAAAGAACAAAATGTTTCCGAACGTGAATCGCTTGAAAATCAACAtgggcaacattttctttcatctGGGGCTTTACACGAAAGCGATCAAAATGTACCGGATGGCGCTGGATCAAGTGCCGGGAAATCAGAAGGAGCTACGGCTGAAAATAACACACAACATTGGCATCCTCTTTATCCGCATGGGCCAATATTCCGATGCAGCTACCAGCTTTGAGTTTATTATGTCCGAAAAGGGTGACCTGAAGACGGGATTGCACCTGATCTTGTGCTACTACGCGTTGGGAAACGTGGACAAGATCAAACACGCGTTCCAGCTGCTGTTGGACATTCAAATCGATTACAACGAGGAGGAAAAGGTGTTTCAGGCAAAT TCTAATGCGTCGTACGAGTACATCAACGAGCTG